A single region of the Yersinia entomophaga genome encodes:
- a CDS encoding 1,4-dihydroxy-2-naphthoate polyprenyltransferase: MSSSTSTSQAQAWLESLRPRTLPLAFASIVTGSALAYWLDSFKPAVALLALITAGMLQILSNLANDYGDAVKGSDTEERIGPLRGMQKGIITREQMKKALILTVILTIISGVALIAVACEKPSDILGFLVLGLMAIVAAITYTIGSKPYGYMGLGDISVLMFFGWLSVAGTYYLQSGHFDSLVMLPATACGLLATAVLNINNLRDIESDAANGKNTLAVRLGPQRARYYHAVLITAAIACLALFSLLYLHRWTGWIFVLAIPLLVKHAIYVLREPTAAGMRPMLEHMVKAALLTNILFAVGLVFN; encoded by the coding sequence ATGAGCTCATCAACTTCTACCAGCCAAGCTCAAGCCTGGCTAGAAAGCCTGCGGCCACGGACTTTACCACTGGCTTTTGCCTCTATTGTTACCGGCTCCGCCCTGGCTTATTGGCTCGACAGTTTTAAACCTGCGGTAGCGCTACTGGCCTTGATTACTGCCGGTATGCTGCAAATTTTATCTAATCTGGCCAATGACTACGGCGACGCGGTGAAAGGTAGTGATACCGAAGAACGCATCGGGCCACTGCGCGGAATGCAAAAAGGCATCATAACCCGCGAGCAGATGAAGAAAGCGCTGATTCTCACCGTTATTCTCACCATTATTTCCGGCGTAGCGCTGATTGCCGTTGCCTGTGAAAAACCGAGCGATATTCTGGGCTTTCTGGTACTCGGCTTGATGGCGATTGTCGCCGCCATCACCTACACCATTGGTAGTAAACCTTACGGTTATATGGGTTTGGGGGACATTTCGGTACTAATGTTCTTCGGCTGGCTAAGCGTGGCCGGTACCTATTATCTGCAATCGGGCCATTTTGACAGTCTGGTGATGCTACCGGCTACCGCCTGCGGTTTATTGGCCACTGCGGTGTTAAACATTAATAATCTGCGCGATATCGAAAGCGATGCGGCCAACGGCAAAAATACCCTCGCCGTGCGTTTGGGCCCACAGCGCGCCCGTTATTATCACGCCGTATTAATCACCGCCGCGATTGCCTGTCTGGCGTTGTTTAGCCTGCTTTATCTGCACCGCTGGACCGGCTGGATCTTTGTTCTGGCTATTCCGCTACTGGTAAAACACGCGATTTATGTACTGCGCGAGCCAACCGCCGCAGGCATGCGTCCGATGCTGGAACATATGGTAAAAGCTGCGCTGCTCACCAATATCCTGTTTGCCGTTGGTCTGGTATTTAACTAA
- the rraA gene encoding ribonuclease E activity regulator RraA encodes MKYDTSELCDIYHEEINVVEPLFSNFGGRTSFGGQITTVKCFEDNGLLFDLLEENGRGRVLVVDGGGSVRRALVNAELASLAAANEWEGIVVYGAVRQVDDLAELDIGIQAMAAIPVGAASEGIGESDIRVNFGGVTFFSGDHLYADNTGIILSEDPLDIE; translated from the coding sequence ATGAAATATGATACTTCCGAACTCTGTGACATCTATCATGAAGAGATAAATGTGGTAGAACCTCTGTTCTCCAATTTTGGCGGACGTACTTCATTTGGTGGCCAAATCACGACCGTAAAATGCTTCGAAGACAACGGGTTACTCTTTGACCTACTTGAGGAGAACGGGCGTGGACGCGTGCTGGTCGTTGACGGAGGTGGTTCAGTGCGCCGAGCGCTGGTCAACGCAGAATTGGCTAGCTTGGCGGCCGCGAATGAATGGGAAGGCATTGTGGTTTACGGTGCCGTCCGTCAGGTAGACGATCTGGCCGAACTGGACATTGGCATTCAGGCTATGGCTGCTATTCCGGTAGGTGCTGCTAGCGAAGGCATCGGCGAAAGCGATATTCGCGTGAACTTCGGCGGCGTAACTTTCTTCTCCGGCGATCATCTGTATGCTGATAATACAGGGATTATTCTGTCGGAAGATCCGCTGGATATCGAATAA
- the zapB gene encoding septal ring assembly protein ZapB has protein sequence MSFEVFEKLEGKVQQAIDTITLLQMEIEELKEKNNTLSQEVQDAAGNREALVRENEQLKQEQHVWQDRLRALLGKMEEV, from the coding sequence ATGTCATTTGAAGTATTTGAGAAACTGGAAGGTAAAGTTCAGCAGGCGATTGATACCATCACTTTGTTGCAGATGGAAATTGAAGAGCTGAAAGAAAAAAACAACACCCTGTCCCAAGAGGTTCAGGACGCAGCGGGTAACCGTGAAGCGTTAGTGCGTGAAAATGAGCAGCTAAAGCAAGAACAGCACGTATGGCAGGATCGTCTGCGCGCACTGCTGGGTAAAATGGAAGAGGTCTGA
- a CDS encoding MIP/aquaporin family protein yields MSQTSSPTLKGQCIAEFLGTALLIFFGVGCVAALKLAGASFGQWEISIIWGLGVAMAIYLTAAISGAHLNPAVTIALWLFACFDRKKVLPYIVAQVVGAFCGAALVYGLYYGLFVDFEQTHQVVRGGSESLNLAGIFSTYPNAHITVFQAFLVETVITAILMCLILALTDDGNGIPRGPLAPLLIGILIAVIGASMGPLTGFALNPARDFGPKVFAYLAGWGDIAFTGGRDIPYFLVPIFGPIVGALLGAFGYRALIGRHLPCDVCVVEEDASTSTTERKA; encoded by the coding sequence ATGAGCCAAACATCAAGTCCGACCCTAAAAGGCCAGTGCATTGCGGAATTTCTTGGCACCGCTTTGCTGATATTTTTTGGCGTTGGCTGTGTTGCCGCATTAAAATTAGCCGGTGCAAGTTTCGGCCAATGGGAAATCAGTATTATCTGGGGTCTAGGCGTCGCCATGGCCATTTATCTAACGGCAGCCATTTCAGGGGCGCACCTTAACCCCGCCGTCACTATCGCTCTGTGGCTGTTTGCCTGTTTTGATCGCAAAAAAGTCCTTCCTTATATTGTGGCTCAGGTTGTTGGCGCATTCTGCGGCGCGGCTCTGGTCTACGGCCTGTACTACGGCCTGTTTGTTGATTTCGAACAAACCCACCAAGTGGTACGCGGCGGTAGCGAAAGCCTGAATCTGGCAGGAATTTTCTCTACTTACCCAAATGCCCACATCACCGTTTTCCAAGCTTTCCTGGTTGAAACCGTGATTACCGCCATTCTGATGTGCCTGATTCTGGCGTTGACCGACGACGGTAACGGCATTCCACGCGGCCCGCTGGCTCCCCTGCTGATTGGTATCCTGATTGCGGTTATTGGTGCTTCGATGGGGCCATTGACTGGCTTTGCGTTGAACCCGGCTCGTGATTTCGGCCCTAAGGTATTTGCTTATCTGGCTGGCTGGGGCGATATCGCCTTCACGGGCGGGCGTGATATTCCTTACTTCCTGGTACCGATTTTCGGACCTATAGTAGGCGCATTATTAGGTGCATTCGGCTACCGCGCACTGATTGGCCGCCATTTGCCATGTGACGTCTGCGTTGTGGAAGAAGATGCTTCCACCAGCACCACCGAACGTAAAGCGTAA
- the glpK gene encoding glycerol kinase GlpK, giving the protein MTTENNTEKKYIVALDQGTTSSRAVVLDHDANIVSVSQREFTQIYPKAGWVEHDPMEIWATQSSTLVEVLAKADIRSDQIAGIGITNQRETTIVWEKETGKPIYNAIVWQCRRTAEICEKLKKDGLEEYIRHNTGLVVDPYFSGTKVKWILDHVEGARERAKRGELLFGTVDTWLVWKMTQGRVHVTDFTNASRTMMFNIHQLDWDERMLEVLDIPRAMLPKVRSSSEIYGQTNIGGKGGTRIPIAGIAGDQQAALYGQLCVQPGMAKNTYGTGCFLLMNTGKEAVRSNHGLLTTIACGPRGEVNYALEGAVFIGGASIQWLRDELKLISDAADSEYFATKVKDSNGVYVVPAFTGLGAPYWDPYARGAIFGLTRGANSNHIIRATLESIAYQTRDVLDAMQADANTRLQSLRVDGGAVANNFLMQFQADILGTRVERPAVRESTALGAAFLAGLAIGFWNDLDEVKSKATIEREFRPSIETTERNYRYSGWKKAVARAQAWEEHD; this is encoded by the coding sequence ATGACAACAGAAAATAATACTGAAAAAAAATACATCGTTGCTCTCGACCAAGGCACCACCAGCTCCCGCGCCGTTGTGCTGGATCATGACGCCAACATCGTGAGCGTTTCCCAACGGGAATTTACCCAAATTTATCCAAAAGCCGGCTGGGTTGAACACGACCCAATGGAAATCTGGGCTACGCAAAGCTCAACTCTGGTAGAAGTGCTGGCAAAAGCCGATATTCGCTCCGATCAAATCGCCGGTATCGGTATCACCAACCAGCGTGAAACCACCATCGTATGGGAAAAAGAAACCGGTAAGCCAATTTATAACGCCATTGTCTGGCAGTGTCGTCGCACCGCAGAAATCTGCGAAAAACTGAAAAAAGACGGGCTGGAAGAGTATATCCGCCACAATACCGGCCTGGTGGTTGATCCCTATTTCTCCGGCACTAAGGTGAAATGGATTCTGGATCACGTGGAAGGCGCTCGTGAACGCGCCAAACGCGGCGAACTATTATTCGGTACCGTGGACACATGGTTAGTGTGGAAGATGACCCAAGGACGGGTACACGTCACGGATTTCACCAACGCATCTCGTACCATGATGTTCAACATTCATCAGTTGGATTGGGATGAGCGCATGCTGGAAGTGCTGGATATTCCGCGCGCCATGCTGCCAAAAGTGCGTTCTTCTTCTGAGATTTATGGGCAAACCAACATCGGTGGTAAAGGCGGTACTCGTATTCCAATCGCCGGTATCGCGGGTGATCAGCAGGCCGCGCTGTATGGCCAGCTGTGCGTTCAACCTGGTATGGCGAAGAATACCTATGGTACCGGCTGCTTCTTGCTGATGAACACCGGCAAAGAGGCGGTACGCTCCAATCACGGCCTGTTAACCACTATCGCCTGCGGCCCACGCGGCGAAGTGAACTATGCGTTAGAAGGGGCGGTGTTTATCGGCGGGGCTTCCATTCAATGGCTGCGTGACGAATTGAAACTGATCAGCGATGCCGCCGATTCCGAATACTTCGCCACCAAAGTGAAAGACAGCAACGGCGTTTACGTCGTGCCAGCCTTCACTGGACTGGGCGCGCCTTACTGGGATCCGTATGCCCGTGGCGCAATCTTCGGTCTGACTCGCGGCGCGAACAGCAACCACATTATTCGCGCAACGCTGGAATCCATCGCTTATCAAACTCGCGACGTGCTGGATGCGATGCAGGCCGATGCCAATACACGCCTACAATCCCTGCGCGTAGACGGCGGTGCGGTAGCCAATAACTTCCTGATGCAGTTCCAGGCAGATATTCTGGGCACTCGCGTTGAACGTCCTGCCGTACGTGAAAGCACCGCATTGGGTGCCGCTTTCCTCGCTGGTTTAGCCATCGGTTTCTGGAACGATCTGGACGAAGTTAAGAGCAAAGCAACCATTGAGCGGGAATTCCGCCCAAGCATCGAAACGACGGAACGTAACTACCGTTACAGCGGTTGGAAAAAAGCCGTGGCCCGTGCTCAAGCCTGGGAAGAACACGACTAA
- the glpX gene encoding class II fructose-bisphosphatase, with protein sequence MKRELAIEFSRVTEAAALAGYKWLGRGDKNAADGAAVRAMRIMLNKVNIDGRIVIGEGEIDEAPMLFIGENVGTGEGDTVDIAVDPIEGTRMTAMGQSNALAVLAVGDKGTFLHAPDMYMEKLVVGPGAKGAIDLNLPLADNLKNIAHKLNKPLSELTVITLAKPRHDGVIAQMQQMGVKVFAIPDGDVAASILTCMPESEVDVMYCVGGAPEGVISAAVIRALDGDMQGRLLPRHEVKGDNEENRRLGEQELERCLSMRIEAGKVLRLDDIARNDNVIFSATGITKGDLLEGIYRKGNMATTETLLIRGKSRTIRRIRSTHFLDRKDEALHEYLL encoded by the coding sequence ATGAAACGTGAATTAGCCATCGAATTCTCCCGCGTAACCGAAGCCGCCGCCTTGGCGGGCTACAAATGGTTAGGTCGGGGTGACAAAAATGCCGCCGACGGCGCTGCCGTACGAGCTATGCGCATTATGCTCAACAAGGTCAATATCGATGGCCGGATCGTGATCGGCGAAGGGGAAATTGATGAAGCCCCGATGCTGTTTATCGGCGAAAATGTCGGGACTGGCGAAGGAGATACGGTAGATATCGCCGTTGACCCTATTGAAGGCACCCGCATGACCGCAATGGGCCAATCTAACGCTCTGGCTGTTTTGGCGGTTGGTGATAAGGGCACCTTCCTACATGCGCCTGATATGTATATGGAAAAACTGGTGGTCGGCCCGGGAGCCAAAGGCGCAATTGATCTCAATTTACCGTTGGCTGATAACCTGAAAAATATCGCCCATAAACTCAATAAACCGTTATCAGAACTGACGGTTATTACGCTGGCTAAGCCACGCCACGACGGTGTGATTGCCCAAATGCAGCAAATGGGCGTCAAAGTGTTTGCCATTCCTGACGGTGACGTCGCGGCCTCTATCCTAACCTGTATGCCGGAAAGCGAAGTGGATGTGATGTACTGCGTCGGCGGCGCGCCGGAAGGGGTTATTTCCGCAGCGGTCATTCGCGCACTGGACGGCGATATGCAAGGGCGTTTGTTGCCGCGTCATGAAGTCAAAGGGGACAACGAAGAAAACCGTCGTTTAGGAGAGCAAGAGCTGGAGCGCTGTCTGAGCATGCGCATCGAGGCGGGTAAAGTACTGCGTCTGGACGATATTGCTCGTAACGATAACGTGATCTTCTCAGCGACCGGTATTACCAAAGGGGATTTGCTGGAAGGTATTTATCGTAAAGGGAATATGGCCACCACGGAAACCCTGTTGATTCGCGGTAAATCCCGCACCATACGCCGCATTCGCTCTACTCACTTCCTCGATCGTAAAGACGAAGCCTTGCACGAATATCTGCTGTAA
- the emrD gene encoding multidrug efflux MFS transporter EmrD, whose amino-acid sequence MRKIENFHLLLMLIILVAVGQMAQTIYVPVIAEIAQDLAVRPGAVQRVMAAYLLTYGASQLIYGPLSDRIGRRPVILAGMTIFMLGALGALFSNNLPMLVAASALQGMGTGVAGVMARTMPRDLYAGTSLRYANSMLNMGILVSPLLAPIIGGVLASWFGWRACYAFLLLLCSGVAFCMFRWLPETRPERAEKPRMLASFYTLLSDRSFSCYLVMLIGALAGIAVFEASSGVLMGGVLGLSGLTVSILFILPIPAAFFGAWYAGREGRTFHNLMWHSVISCLLAGLMMWIPGWFGIMNIWTLIIPAALFFFGAGMLFPLATTGAMEPFPYLAGAAGALVGGLQNIGSGLTTWLSAMLPQTGQFSLGLLMFAMALLILLCWWPLSHRMQRQEHMV is encoded by the coding sequence ATGAGAAAAATAGAGAATTTTCACCTGCTGCTGATGTTAATCATTCTGGTTGCTGTCGGCCAGATGGCCCAGACCATTTATGTCCCGGTGATTGCTGAAATCGCTCAGGATCTTGCCGTACGCCCCGGAGCCGTACAGCGGGTTATGGCTGCATATCTGTTGACCTATGGTGCTTCGCAGTTGATTTACGGGCCTTTATCTGACCGCATTGGTCGCCGTCCAGTTATTCTGGCGGGGATGACGATATTTATGCTCGGTGCGTTAGGCGCTTTGTTCTCTAATAATTTACCGATGTTGGTGGCGGCCAGCGCTTTGCAAGGCATGGGCACCGGTGTCGCAGGTGTGATGGCGCGTACCATGCCGCGTGATTTATACGCCGGTACTTCGCTACGTTATGCCAACAGTATGTTGAATATGGGGATTTTGGTCAGCCCGCTATTGGCACCCATTATTGGTGGCGTGTTGGCAAGCTGGTTTGGCTGGCGCGCCTGCTACGCTTTTTTACTCTTATTGTGCAGCGGCGTGGCTTTTTGCATGTTCCGCTGGCTGCCAGAAACGCGCCCTGAACGAGCGGAGAAACCGCGCATGCTGGCCAGTTTCTATACCTTGTTATCTGATCGTTCTTTTAGCTGTTATCTGGTGATGCTGATTGGCGCTCTGGCTGGGATTGCGGTGTTTGAAGCCAGCTCCGGCGTATTAATGGGCGGCGTATTGGGTCTCAGCGGCCTGACGGTCAGTATTCTATTTATCCTGCCAATACCGGCGGCATTTTTCGGGGCTTGGTATGCGGGGCGGGAAGGGCGAACTTTCCATAATTTAATGTGGCACTCAGTGATTAGCTGCCTGCTGGCGGGGCTGATGATGTGGATTCCCGGTTGGTTTGGCATCATGAATATCTGGACGCTGATCATTCCTGCCGCTTTGTTCTTCTTTGGCGCGGGTATGTTATTCCCGCTGGCAACGACCGGGGCGATGGAACCTTTCCCATACCTGGCGGGTGCCGCAGGTGCTTTGGTGGGAGGCTTGCAGAATATCGGCTCCGGCCTGACAACCTGGCTATCGGCGATGTTACCGCAGACCGGGCAGTTTAGTCTTGGGTTGCTGATGTTTGCTATGGCGTTGTTGATTTTGCTGTGCTGGTGGCCGCTATCTCATCGGATGCAGCGCCAGGAACATATGGTTTAG
- the fpr gene encoding ferredoxin--NADP(+) reductase — MAEWVSGKITHVEHWTNALFSIQVDAPIDTFTAGQYAKLALDVHGERVQRAYSYVNAPSDNKLEFYLVNVPEGKLSPRLRQLRVNDEIMVTKQAAGFFVLEEIPDCNTLWMLATGTAIGPYLSILQEGRDLERFNNLVLVHAARFAQDLSYLPLMQQLEQRYNGKLRIQTVVSREESPGSLTGRVPALIEHGLLEAAVGLKIDSERDHIMLCGNPQMVRDTQQTLKDQRQMKKHLRRKPGHITSEHYW; from the coding sequence ATGGCTGAATGGGTCAGTGGTAAAATCACGCACGTTGAACATTGGACGAACGCCTTGTTCAGCATTCAGGTTGACGCGCCAATAGATACCTTTACTGCCGGTCAGTACGCCAAACTGGCACTGGATGTCCACGGTGAACGGGTACAGCGAGCCTATTCCTACGTTAATGCTCCCAGTGATAACAAGCTTGAATTCTATTTGGTCAACGTTCCGGAAGGGAAACTCAGCCCTCGCCTACGTCAGCTTCGGGTCAACGATGAAATTATGGTGACCAAACAAGCCGCAGGTTTCTTCGTTCTGGAAGAAATCCCTGACTGCAACACCCTGTGGATGTTAGCGACGGGTACCGCCATTGGCCCTTATCTGTCGATTTTGCAGGAAGGTCGCGATTTGGAACGTTTCAACAATCTGGTACTGGTTCACGCCGCACGCTTTGCTCAGGATCTCAGTTACCTGCCGCTAATGCAGCAACTGGAGCAACGCTACAATGGCAAACTGAGAATTCAAACCGTGGTCAGTCGTGAAGAGTCCCCCGGTTCTCTGACCGGACGCGTACCTGCGCTGATTGAACATGGCCTGCTGGAAGCGGCGGTAGGTTTGAAGATTGATAGCGAACGCGATCACATCATGCTGTGCGGCAACCCGCAGATGGTCCGCGATACGCAACAGACGTTGAAAGATCAGCGTCAAATGAAAAAACACCTGCGTCGCAAACCCGGCCATATCACCAGCGAACATTACTGGTAA
- a CDS encoding DUF805 domain-containing protein produces the protein MTIQQWCFSFKGRIGRRDFWIWIGLWLLAMATIFTLAGQEILPMQTAAFAIVFLLWPTAAVVVKRLHDRNKVGWWALLVVLAWMLMAGNWQMLAPIWQWGVGRFIPTLIIVMMLIDCGAFLGHEGDNRFGPEPDPVKFLPEKKQ, from the coding sequence ATGACCATTCAGCAATGGTGTTTTTCGTTTAAAGGCCGGATTGGCCGTCGTGATTTTTGGATTTGGATCGGCCTGTGGCTACTGGCCATGGCGACTATTTTTACGCTTGCCGGGCAAGAGATATTGCCGATGCAAACCGCCGCCTTTGCGATTGTTTTTCTGCTGTGGCCAACGGCGGCAGTTGTGGTAAAACGCCTGCACGATCGCAATAAAGTCGGTTGGTGGGCGCTGTTGGTGGTGCTGGCCTGGATGCTGATGGCTGGAAACTGGCAAATGTTGGCGCCGATCTGGCAGTGGGGCGTTGGGCGTTTCATTCCCACGCTGATTATTGTCATGATGCTGATTGATTGCGGCGCATTTCTGGGTCACGAAGGCGATAATCGTTTTGGCCCGGAACCAGATCCGGTGAAGTTTTTGCCTGAGAAAAAACAATAA
- a CDS encoding DUF1454 family protein produces the protein MRNTIAAVLAILVLMATVSRTAHADPTDNSGAPVPNNQPTAPYLLSGAPTFDLTLVKFRESYNQANPSLPINEFRAISAKDEGSNLTRAASKINENLYASTALEKGTGKIKTLQITYLPIKGDEEKAARLVAISYMAALMRQFEPTLSLQQSLDNVLKLLAQGKGSHFHSHAVGAIRYVVADNGEKGLTFAIEPIKLALSEP, from the coding sequence ATGAGAAATACCATAGCCGCTGTGCTCGCCATTTTAGTGCTAATGGCCACGGTTAGCCGCACAGCTCATGCTGACCCAACGGATAATAGCGGCGCTCCGGTGCCGAACAACCAACCCACTGCGCCCTATCTGCTATCAGGGGCACCGACTTTTGATTTAACCCTGGTAAAATTTCGCGAAAGCTACAACCAGGCCAATCCATCATTACCTATTAATGAATTTCGGGCCATTAGCGCTAAAGATGAGGGCAGCAATCTGACCCGTGCTGCCAGCAAGATTAATGAAAATCTTTATGCCTCAACGGCGCTGGAAAAAGGCACCGGTAAAATAAAAACTCTGCAAATTACTTATTTACCGATTAAAGGTGATGAAGAGAAAGCTGCAAGGCTGGTCGCTATCAGCTATATGGCAGCGTTGATGCGTCAGTTTGAACCCACCTTATCGCTACAGCAAAGTCTGGATAACGTACTCAAACTGCTAGCGCAGGGAAAAGGCTCCCATTTCCATAGCCATGCTGTCGGTGCGATCCGCTATGTAGTGGCAGATAACGGCGAAAAAGGGCTAACTTTCGCTATTGAACCGATTAAGCTGGCACTATCCGAGCCATAA
- the tpiA gene encoding triose-phosphate isomerase has product MRHPLVMGNWKLNGSTHMVNELIAGLRKELSNVDGCGVAIAPPAIYLSQAKHHLSGSRIALGAQNVDVNLSGAFTGETSAEMLKDIGAKYIIIGHSERRTYHHESDEFIAKKFGVLKDAGLIPVLCIGESDAENEAGQTEAVCAKQLDAVLNTLGAKAFEGAVIAYEPIWAIGTGKSATPAQAQAVHKFIRDHIAKQDAAVAEQVIIQYGGSVNDKNAAELFAQPDIDGALVGGASLKADAFAVIVKAAAKAKKA; this is encoded by the coding sequence ATGCGTCATCCATTAGTTATGGGTAACTGGAAACTGAACGGTAGTACTCACATGGTTAACGAGCTGATCGCTGGCCTGCGTAAAGAACTGAGCAATGTTGACGGCTGTGGCGTTGCCATTGCTCCACCAGCAATCTATCTGAGCCAGGCTAAACACCATCTTTCCGGTAGCCGTATTGCTCTGGGCGCTCAGAACGTCGATGTTAATCTTTCCGGCGCATTTACCGGCGAAACTTCAGCAGAAATGCTGAAAGATATCGGTGCTAAATACATCATTATCGGTCACTCCGAGCGTCGTACTTATCACCACGAAAGTGATGAGTTCATCGCCAAAAAATTCGGCGTACTGAAAGACGCTGGCCTGATCCCAGTACTGTGCATCGGTGAATCTGACGCAGAGAACGAAGCGGGTCAAACTGAAGCCGTTTGCGCTAAGCAACTGGACGCAGTGCTGAACACTTTGGGTGCAAAAGCATTCGAAGGCGCGGTTATCGCTTACGAACCAATCTGGGCCATCGGTACCGGCAAATCAGCCACCCCAGCGCAGGCGCAGGCTGTTCACAAATTCATTCGTGACCATATCGCCAAACAAGATGCTGCAGTAGCTGAACAAGTTATTATTCAGTACGGCGGTTCTGTTAACGATAAAAACGCTGCAGAACTGTTCGCTCAGCCGGACATCGACGGCGCATTGGTTGGCGGCGCATCTCTGAAAGCTGACGCTTTCGCAGTTATCGTTAAAGCCGCAGCTAAAGCGAAAAAAGCATAA
- a CDS encoding sulfate ABC transporter substrate-binding protein, giving the protein MRKWGVGLTLMLVASGAVAKDIQLLNVSYDPTREFYQEYNQAFSKHWQQQTGDKVTVRQSHGGSGKQATSVINGIEADVVTLALAYDVDAIAERGRIDKNWIKRLPDNSAPYTSTIVFLVRKGNPKQIHDWSDLVKPGISVITPNPKTSGGARWNYLAAWGYALEHNNNDQAKAQEFVKTLYKNVEVLDSGARGATNTFVERGIGDVLIAWENEALLAVNELGKDQFDIVTPSVSILAEPTVSVVDKVVDKRGTREVADAYLKYLYSPEGQTIAAKNFYRPRDATVAAKFSSEFPTLKLFTIDEVFGGWTKAQQVHFATGGVFDEINKR; this is encoded by the coding sequence ATGCGCAAATGGGGTGTAGGTTTAACATTAATGCTGGTGGCATCAGGTGCCGTGGCAAAAGATATTCAGTTGTTGAATGTTTCTTACGACCCAACGCGGGAATTCTATCAGGAATATAATCAGGCTTTCAGTAAACACTGGCAGCAGCAAACTGGGGATAAAGTCACGGTACGTCAGTCGCACGGCGGCTCTGGTAAGCAGGCAACCTCAGTTATCAATGGTATTGAAGCCGATGTCGTGACGCTAGCTTTGGCCTACGATGTGGACGCAATCGCTGAACGTGGTCGGATTGATAAGAACTGGATTAAGCGCCTGCCGGATAATTCTGCTCCTTATACTTCAACCATCGTTTTTCTGGTGCGTAAAGGTAATCCCAAGCAAATTCACGATTGGTCAGATTTGGTAAAACCGGGGATTTCCGTGATTACGCCGAATCCGAAAACTTCCGGTGGCGCTCGCTGGAACTATCTGGCGGCCTGGGGCTACGCTCTGGAGCACAACAATAACGATCAGGCGAAGGCGCAGGAATTCGTCAAAACGCTGTATAAAAATGTTGAAGTGCTGGACTCCGGTGCGCGTGGCGCGACAAATACCTTCGTTGAGCGCGGTATTGGCGACGTATTGATTGCCTGGGAGAATGAAGCCCTATTGGCGGTGAATGAATTGGGCAAAGACCAGTTTGATATTGTGACGCCGAGCGTTTCCATTCTGGCTGAGCCGACGGTTTCGGTAGTGGACAAAGTCGTCGATAAACGTGGAACCCGTGAAGTCGCCGATGCTTACCTGAAGTATCTGTATTCGCCAGAAGGCCAGACCATTGCGGCGAAAAACTTCTATCGTCCGCGTGATGCGACAGTAGCGGCCAAATTTTCCAGCGAATTCCCAACATTGAAATTATTTACCATAGATGAGGTTTTCGGCGGGTGGACCAAAGCCCAACAGGTGCATTTTGCTACCGGCGGCGTATTTGACGAGATCAATAAGCGCTAA